The nucleotide sequence CGGGCGGTTGCGCCCGCGCGGGCATCTTTCGCCGCTGACGCTCGTGCGACGCGAGGTGATCGACATCTTTCGCGGCATGGGATTTTCGGTGGAGGAAGGACCGGAGGCGGAGACGGAGTATTACAACTTCGACGCGCTGAACTTTCCGCCCGATCATCCTTCGCGTGACATGCAGGACACGCTCTACGTTTCAAAGGACTTCCTTTTGCGCACGCACACGAGCCCCGTGCAGATCCGCACGATGGAGCGCGTGAAGCCGCCCTTGCGCATGATTTGCCCGGGCTGGGTGTATCGTTCCGACGCGCTCGACGCGTCGCACTCGCCGATGTTCTCGCAGGTCGAAGGGCTTATCGTCGATCGGCACATCACGCTTGGCGATCTGTTCGGCGTGCTCGACGAATTCGCGCGACGCTTTTTCGGTCCGGAAACGAAAACGCGTTTTCGCCCAAGCTTTTTCCCGTTCACGGAGCCGAGCGCGGAGGTCGATATCTCCTGCCTCATCTGCGGGGGCGCCGGCGAGATCGCCGGTTCAACCTGCCGCGTGTGCAAGGGCGCAGGCTGGAAGGAAATTCTTGGATCGGGAATGGTCGATCCAAACGTGTTTGAGGCGGTCGGTTACGATCCGGAGGAATACACGGGGTTCGCGTTCGGCATGGGCATCGAGCGCCTGGCGATGTTCAAGTTCGGCGTGAACGAGATCCGCCATTTCTTCGAAGGCGACATGCGTTTCGTGACGCAGTTCTGAATCCGCTCCCGGCTCCGCACCTGGCGGAGGCGGGACGCCTTCGCGGCGCGCGTCGCCGCGCTTTCCGATGGGCTTCTCATGAAAATCGGCATTCGGTGGTTGCAGGATTTCGTGGCCGTGGAAAACGCGGCGCAGGCCGTCGACGTGTTGAACCGCGTCGGCCTGGAGGTTGAGGGTGTCACCTCGATCGCGGCGGGCGTGCGCGGCGTGGTCGCCGCGCGCATCGTTTCCGTCGAGCCGCATCCCGGCGCCGATCAACTGAAGGTTTGCGTCGTTGATGACGGAACCAAGAAGCGCACCGTCGTTTGCGGCGCGCCGAATGCCGCCGCCGGGCGGATCGTGCCGTATGCCGCGCCGGGCGCGCGCCTGCCGGAGCTTGCCGTCGAAACGCGCGCGGTGCGCGGTGTCGAGTCCGCCGGCATGCTGCTTTCCAAAAAGGAGCTTGGCGTCTCGCACGATCACGCCGGGCTGTGGATTCTGCCGAATGATCTTGCTCCCGGCGCCGAGCTCGACGAGTCGGCGATCGGCGACGACATCATCGAGATCTCCGTCACGGCGAATCGCCCCGATTGCCTGTCGGTGCTCGGCGTCGCGCGAGAGATCGCCGCCGCCCTCGGCGTTGCGCTGTCGCGTCCTCCGGTCGAAATCGCGCCGGAATTCCGGGCGTCGAACGCGCATCGCGGCATCAAGATCGATTGCCCCGAAAGATGCGCGCGGTACGCGGGCCTCGTCGTTTCCGGATTGCGCATCGCGCCGTCTCCCCTGGCGGCGCAGCTTCGCCTGGAGAGCGCGGGCGTGCGTTCGATCAGCAACATCGTGGACGTGACGAACTACGTGATGCTCGAACTTGGTCAGCCCCTGCACGCGTTCGATGAACGCCTTCTGACCGCGCGCGAAATCGTCGTTCGCGTCGCGAGGCCGGGCGAAACGATTCGCACGCTCGACGGCAAGGAACGCGCGCTCGTCGCGGAAGATCTTCTCATTTGCGATGGCGACAAGCCGGTGGCGCTGGCCGGCGTGATGGGCGGCGAGGACACGGAAATCGGCGACGACTCGACGGCCGTGTTTATCGAGTCCGCGCGCTTTGACCCAGTCGGGGTGCGGCGGACATCCAAACGCCTCGGCCTCGCGAGCGAGTCGAGTTACCGCTTCGAGCGCGGCGTCGATCCGGAGAGCGTACCGGTCGCGCTGGCGCGCGCGGGCGCGCTCATGGCGGCGTGGGGTGGCGGGCGCGCGGAGGACGTGGCGCTTGACGCGTGGCCCGGCAAGCGCGATCGCGCCGTGGTCGGCATTCGCCCCAGCCGGGCGACGCACGTCATCGGCGTCGAAATCGATGCGCGGGAAATCGTCGATCTTTTGCGTCCGCTGGAGCTTGCCGCGGACTTTACGAGTGCGGACGAGGTGCGCGTCTCGATTCCCGGATTTCGCGCCGATCTGACGCGCGAAATCGATCTCATCGAGGAGGTCGCGCGTCGCGTCGGGTTCGACAACGTCCCGCGCACACTACCGGCGACGCACACCGGCGCGGCGACGCTCACGCGCACGGATATCATCATCGACGCCGCCCGAGATGCGATGGTGGGGCAGGGATTTTCCGAGGCGATTTCCCTTTCGATGATGAACCCCGCGCAACTGGCGCCGTTCGTGCCGGGGCACGGCGACCAAACGGCGCCGGCGCTCGTGCGCCTGCGCAATCCGATCTCGCTCGAGATGTCGGCGATGCGCCCCATGCTTGCGCCAAGCCTTGTCGCCGCGGCGGCGCACAACCTCGCTCGGCAGATTTCCGACGTCGCGCTGTTTGAAGTACGCACGGTTTTCAAATGGGCCGGCGAGAACGAACGGCCGCGCGAACCGCTGCACGCGGCGGGTTTGCTGTGCGGCCGCCGCCGGCCGCAAAAATATCCGGGACCCGTCGAGGATGTGGATTTCTTCGACATCAAGGGCGCGTGCGAAACGCTGCTCGAATCGCTTGGCGTCGCAGGCGTCTCGTACGACGCGGCCGGCGCGCCAGGATGGTTGCAAACCGGACAGGCGGCGATGATTCGCGATGGCGCGGGCAAAAGGATCGGTGTGCTTGGACGACTTGCCGAAAACGCGCTTGCACCGTTTGACATCGCGGCCGCGCTCTACGTTTTCGAAATCGACCTTTCCGCGATTGACCCCTCGCTGCTTCCCGCGACACGTTTTGCCGTTTGGTCGCGCTATCCGGCGACAACGCGCGACGTCGCCGTCGTGGTTGACGCCGCCATGCCCGTGGGTCCGATGATGGAGGCGCTGCGAACGGCCGCACCGGATGTCACCGCCAGCGTGGAATTGTTTGACGTG is from bacterium and encodes:
- the pheS gene encoding phenylalanine--tRNA ligase subunit alpha; the protein is MADSITRIVDAALAQLESTGDAAALDAWRVRYLGKKGEVAGLMRTLSALPAEERPAAGARVNEAKTRLAQAFEQRVAAIEMAAAASRVAAEAVDVTLPGRLRPRGHLSPLTLVRREVIDIFRGMGFSVEEGPEAETEYYNFDALNFPPDHPSRDMQDTLYVSKDFLLRTHTSPVQIRTMERVKPPLRMICPGWVYRSDALDASHSPMFSQVEGLIVDRHITLGDLFGVLDEFARRFFGPETKTRFRPSFFPFTEPSAEVDISCLICGGAGEIAGSTCRVCKGAGWKEILGSGMVDPNVFEAVGYDPEEYTGFAFGMGIERLAMFKFGVNEIRHFFEGDMRFVTQF
- the pheT gene encoding phenylalanine--tRNA ligase subunit beta, whose translation is MKIGIRWLQDFVAVENAAQAVDVLNRVGLEVEGVTSIAAGVRGVVAARIVSVEPHPGADQLKVCVVDDGTKKRTVVCGAPNAAAGRIVPYAAPGARLPELAVETRAVRGVESAGMLLSKKELGVSHDHAGLWILPNDLAPGAELDESAIGDDIIEISVTANRPDCLSVLGVAREIAAALGVALSRPPVEIAPEFRASNAHRGIKIDCPERCARYAGLVVSGLRIAPSPLAAQLRLESAGVRSISNIVDVTNYVMLELGQPLHAFDERLLTAREIVVRVARPGETIRTLDGKERALVAEDLLICDGDKPVALAGVMGGEDTEIGDDSTAVFIESARFDPVGVRRTSKRLGLASESSYRFERGVDPESVPVALARAGALMAAWGGGRAEDVALDAWPGKRDRAVVGIRPSRATHVIGVEIDAREIVDLLRPLELAADFTSADEVRVSIPGFRADLTREIDLIEEVARRVGFDNVPRTLPATHTGAATLTRTDIIIDAARDAMVGQGFSEAISLSMMNPAQLAPFVPGHGDQTAPALVRLRNPISLEMSAMRPMLAPSLVAAAAHNLARQISDVALFEVRTVFKWAGENERPREPLHAAGLLCGRRRPQKYPGPVEDVDFFDIKGACETLLESLGVAGVSYDAAGAPGWLQTGQAAMIRDGAGKRIGVLGRLAENALAPFDIAAALYVFEIDLSAIDPSLLPATRFAVWSRYPATTRDVAVVVDAAMPVGPMMEALRTAAPDVTASVELFDVYAGAGIPEGKKSFAFSITYQSLDGTLTDAEVAEKFEAGIATLAERFGAKLRS